Genomic DNA from Halomonas sp. BDJS001:
GAACCGGCACTCATCATCAGGTAGCCAATACCCTGATTGGAAGCGACGGTTTCTGACACCACCGTGCCCACGAACGCCAGAGTAATGGCAACCTTCAGTGAAGCAAAAAAATACGGTAGCGAGCGCGGCAGGCCTACTTTCAGCAGCACATCCATGCGCCGTGCGCCCAAGACCCGCAGCACGTCTTCCATCTCCGGCTCCAGCGTGGCTAAACCGGTCGCCACGTTAACCACAATGGGGAAAAAGCAGATCAAAAAAGCGGTGAGAATGGCCGGCACCGAACCGATCCCAAACCAGACGACCAGGATGGGCACAAAAGCCACTTTGGGGATGGCATTAAAGCCCACCAGCAGCGGGTAGCAGGCGTTATACAGAAAGCGCGAAGAGCCGATAATAAAGCCCAACACCAGCCCTACGGCAACGCCCAGGCCAAAGCCAATCAGCGTTGTCCAGAAGGTTTGCCAGGAGTGCATGGCGATAGGCCCGGAATAGGTCACCAACGCCTGAGCTGTCTCCAAGGCACTGGGGAAGATAAAGCTGGGCACATCAAACATCCGCACCGTGACTTCCCAGATAATGATCAGAGCGACCACGGCGATCCACGGCGCCAATCGTTCAATTAACGGATTATTTTTGGGCATGAGCGCGCCTTTTATTAAGCTCTGTGATTAAGTTCGGCCATTAAGTACTGCGTACTTCGCCAATCTGAGCACGTAGTTCCTGCACCAGATCAATAAAGGGTTTTTCATAGGTGGTTTCCAGCGCACGGGGGCGCGCCATTTCGATGGAACGCCGCTCAATCACCGGCCGGGGCGACGGCTCATGATATAGACCGTATCCGCCAGAAACGCCGCTTCGCGCAGGTCGTGGGTCACCAGCACTACCGTAAAGCGCTGTGCTTCCCACAGGTCGCGCAGCACGCACCACAACTCTTCGCGGGTAAAGGCGTCCAGCGCCCCGAACGGCTCATCCAGCATTAGTAAGCGCGGCTGGTGAATCAACGCCCGGCAGATAGAGGCGCGCTGCTGCATGCCGCCGGAAAGCTGCCAGGGGTATTGGTCTTCGTAGCCTTCAAGCCCCACGGTCTTGAGCAACTTGCGCGCCCAGCCGACAAACTCTTCACGCCGTTTACGAAACTGATGGCGGTAAGGTTTGACGATCTCCAGCGGCAGCAGGACGTTATCCAACGTAGTGCGCCAGGGCAGCAGGTTGGCGTTCTGAAACGCCATACCGGAGATTTTCAGTGGCCCGGTCACCGGCTCTCCATCCACACGTACGGCACCGGTGGTGGGCGCATGCAGACCGGTGCAGAGCTTCATAAAGGTCGATTTACCGCAGCCGGACGGCCCTACGAAAGCGACGAACTCGCCTTCGTGGATACTTAGGTTGATATCTTCAATGGCGTTGCCCGATCCATCGTAGGCCAGGCTAACGTCATCGAAGGTGACGAAGACTGCCGACATGCTTATTCACCCTCTGCCGAAAACAGCCTGCGCGCTTCCTGAGTAGGTAAGTAGCTTGAGTTAAACACCTGATCTGGCGAAGGCACAGAGGGCAAGTCATAGGCGTCGGCGACCAGTTGAATGGCCTGCTCCAAGCGCGCTTCATCTACGCCGCCTAC
This window encodes:
- a CDS encoding ABC transporter permease — encoded protein: MPKNNPLIERLAPWIAVVALIIIWEVTVRMFDVPSFIFPSALETAQALVTYSGPIAMHSWQTFWTTLIGFGLGVAVGLVLGFIIGSSRFLYNACYPLLVGFNAIPKVAFVPILVVWFGIGSVPAILTAFLICFFPIVVNVATGLATLEPEMEDVLRVLGARRMDVLLKVGLPRSLPYFFASLKVAITLAFVGTVVSETVASNQGIGYLMMSAGSQMRMGLVFAGLLVISAMAMVMYELFAQLEKRMTGWAHRGQNR
- a CDS encoding ABC transporter ATP-binding protein; its protein translation is MSAVFVTFDDVSLAYDGSGNAIEDINLSIHEGEFVAFVGPSGCGKSTFMKLCTGLHAPTTGAVRVDGEPVTGPLKISGMAFQNANLLPWRTTLDNVLLPLEIVKPYRHQFRKRREEFVGWARKLLKTVGLEGYEDQYPWQLSGGMQQRASICRALIHQPRLLMLDEPFGALDAFTREELWCVLRDLWEAQRFTVVLVTHDLREAAFLADTVYIMSRRPGR